In the genome of Campylobacter helveticus, the window TGGAGTGAGAAACTGCCCTTTTTTAATATTAACTTTTGCAGAAGTTTTTGCCGCTGCGACAAGCAAATCTGTTTGACGACATAAAAAGGCAGGAATTTGAAGCACATCGGCAACCTCGCTTACTCTCTTTGCTTGCCAACTTTCGTGGATATCTGTTAAAATTTGCATACGAAATTTTTCTTTGACTTTTTGCAAAATTTCTAAACCTTTTTCAGGTCCCGGACCACGAAAAGAACTAATGCTTGTGCGATTTGCCTTATCAAAACTTGACTTAAAATAAAAATCGATTTTTTCATTTTCATTAAATTCTTGCAAAGCCTCTGCTACGCTAAAGACAAGCTCTTCGCTTTCTATCACACAAGGACCTGCAATTAAAATCATTTTTTTCATTACTTTTCCTCTACGAATTTGGAGCGATTATAACAAAGAAAATTTAATTATGTGTATTTGAGAGAAAAACCCTCTTAAGAGGGTTTTAAGCTTAAGAAAATTGAGGTTTTATTTGTGCTATCCAAGCGTCAATTCTTGCTTCTGTTTGGTCTTCTTGATTGTCATTATCCAAAGCCAAACCTACAAATTTGCCATCAACAACCGCATCGCTAGATTCAAAAGTATAGCCTTCAGTTGAAACTTCGCCCACTAAATTTGCTCCGGCATTTTTTAAATTTTGTGCTAATTTTCCCATACCACCACAATAAGTATCAGAATAGCTTTCACTATCACCCATTCCAAACACTGCTACAACCTTACCGCTAAGATTTAATGCT includes:
- the fldA gene encoding flavodoxin FldA, which translates into the protein MSVAVIYGSAMGNTESAANTIASKLGISDVLNIADVDAAKINSYDKLICGTSTWGSGDLQDDWDSFDFSALNLSGKVVAVFGMGDSESYSDTYCGGMGKLAQNLKNAGANLVGEVSTEGYTFESSDAVVDGKFVGLALDNDNQEDQTEARIDAWIAQIKPQFS